One Brassica napus cultivar Da-Ae chromosome C2, Da-Ae, whole genome shotgun sequence DNA window includes the following coding sequences:
- the BNAA02G05040D gene encoding FCS-Like Zinc finger 14, with protein sequence MLSKRTHPMIGKISELLVGVNRSAAAAAPFLDVLMTSPRSPLDFKILPQISQRNSSKRFYDDNLGGSVGLGIVAALENSTTRRITSVSRTESNQTGRSDPVQFMSHVGSSDEEDEEMFIMDEEDYTLVTSHHGPSGTCSTRVYDKDGIECFASKINEERRERLFVVDVGTESPKNTPEFQGLGFLNSCYLCRKKLQGQDIFIYRGEKAFCSTECRSSHIASVERKERCRSKFSTSPYTVGQVFSAGVLVT encoded by the exons ATGCTTAGCAAAAGAACCCATCCCATGATAGGAAAAATATCTGAGCTCCTCGTTGGCGTGAACCGATCTGCAGCCGCAGCGGCTCCTTTCTTGGACGTCTTGATGACGAGCCCTAGAAGTCCACTAGATTTCAAGATTCTCCCTCAGATATCTCAAAGAAACAGCTCAAAGAGATTCTACGATGACAATCTTGGTGGGTCCGTTGGTCTAGGGATAGTGGCCGCACTCGAGAACTCAACCACTCGTCGGATCACCAGCGTATCTAGAACTGAATCGAACCAAACCGGCCGGTCTGATCCGGTTCAGTTCATGAGCCATGTAGGTAGCTcggatgaggaagatgaggaGATGTTCATAATGGACGAGGAGGATTATACGTTGGTGACGTCTCACCATGGTCCTAGTGGAACTTGTAGTACAAGGGTTTATGACAAAGATGGGATTGAGTGTTTCGCAAGTAAGATTAACGAAGAACGTCGTGAGAGACTTTTCGTGGTCGATGTGGGTACGGAATCTCCAAAGAATACGCCGGAGTTTCAGGGTTTGGGTTTCCTCAATTCGTGTTACTTATGCAGGAAGAAACTTCAGGGTCAGGACATATTTATTTACAG AGGAGAAAAAGCTTTTTGCAGCACTGAGTGTCGATCGAGTCATATAGCAAGTGTTGAACGGAAAGAGAGATGTAGATCGAAGTTTTCAACCTCTCCTTACACCGTCGGTCAAGTTTTCTCCGCCGGAGTTTTAGTGACTTAG
- the LOC106425834 gene encoding 20 kDa chaperonin, chloroplastic, which yields MAATQLTASPVTVSARSLASLRASSAKFSSFGTLKPGTLRQSHFRPLVVRAASVVAPKYTSIKPLGDRVLVKIKEAEEKTMGGILLPSTAQSKPQGGEVVAVGEGRTIGKNKIDINVPTGAQIIYSKYAGTEVEFNDVKHLILKEDDIVGLLETDDIKDLKPLNDRVFIKVAEAEEKTAGGLLLTETTKEKPSIGTVIAVGPGSLDEEGKLQPLPISTGSTVLYSKYAGNDFKGKDGSNYIALRASDVMAILS from the exons ATGGCGGCGACGCAACTTACAGCATCACCAGTGACTGTGTCAGCTAGGAGCTTAGCCTCACTCAGAGCTTCGAGTGCAAAGTTTTCATCTTTTGGGACTTTGAAACCAGGGACCCTTAGGCAGAGTCACTTCCGTCCTTTGGTTGTTAGAGCTGCTTCTGTGGTTGCTCCTAAG TACACTTCAATTAAGCCATTGGGAGATAGAGTTTTGGTGAAGATCAAGGAGGCAGAGGAGAAGACTATGGGAGGTATCTTACTTCCATCCACAGCTCAATCAAAACCTCAAGGAGGTGAAGTCGTTGCTGTTGGTGAAGGAAGAACTATTGGGAAGAACAAAATCGACATCAATGTCCCT ACTGGAGCACAGATTATTTACTCCAAATACGCAGGAACTGAGGTGGAGTTCAACGATGTGAAGCATCTCATTCTCAAGGAAGATGATATTGTTGGCCTTCTTGAGACTGATGACATCAAAGATCTCAAGCCTTTGAATGACCGAGTCTTCATTAAG GTTGCTGAGGCAGAGGAGAAAACAGCTGGAGGGTTGTTGCTAACCGAGACTACCAAAGAGAAGCCTTCTATTGGCACG GTCATAGCGGTTGGACCAGGTTCTCTAGATGAGGAAGGTAAACTTCAGCCACTACCAATCTCAACTGGAAGCACAGTTCTATACTCCAAGTATGCTGGCAACGACTTCAAGGGCAAAGATGGTTCCAACTACATCGCCCTCAGAGCTTCAGATGTTATGGCTATCCTTTCTTAG
- the LOC106425782 gene encoding auxin response factor 7: MKAPSSNGVSPNPVEGDRRNINSELWHACAGPLISLPPAGSLVVYFPQGHSEQVAASMQKQTDFIPSYPNLPSKLICMLQNVTLNADPETDEVYAQMTLQPVNKYDRDALLASDMGLKLNRQPNEFFCKTLTASDTSTHGGFSVPRRAAEKIFPALDFSMQPPCQELVAKDIHDNTWTFRHIYRGQPKRHLLTTGWSVFVSNKRLFAGDSVLFIRDGKAQLLLGIRRANRQQPALSSSVISSDSMHIGVLAAAAHANANNSPFTIFYNPRAAPAEFVVPLAKYTKAMYAQVSLGMRFRMIFETEECGVRRYMGTVTGISDLDPVRWKTSQWRNLQIGWDESAAGDRPSRVSVWDIEPVLTPFYICPPPFFRPRFAGQPGVPDDDTDMESALRRAMPWLDNGLEMKDSSSSIFPGLSLVQWMSMQQQNGQLPSSAAAAQSGFFPSMLPPATGMHSNLVGTDDPSKLLSFQTPPGGISSANLQFNKPNPQASMSQLPQPPTTLSQQQQLQQLLHSSLNHQQQQSQPQQQQTLQQQHHLPLHQQTQRLQQQQQQLQSHPHPQPQSQPQQLQPHQLQQFQLPQNQLHSGQAAQQHQAQQASMHHLQPPVVSVSMASSVIVPPSSSLNQNCQQQQQQSTQLQHTHRHLGASTSQSNVVETSKSSSSNPMSIPPHDTQFPRQLEQQQSPVLVNGPNQQQKAQQTHQQMFQQSLLEQPHLQFQLLQRLQQQQQQFLMPGSSSLQSQLLHQQLQQPPPQMLVSRPQDKQNPLVGGGGVKAYSGITDGGDAPSSSTSPSTNNCQITSSTFLNRTQSGPPTLMPDAAVDISGNLVQDLYSKSLKHELTGQQKSQASLTDHHQLEASASGTSFLAPTFGLDSDSRNSLLGGGANVDNGFVPDTLLSRGYDSQKDLQNMLSNYGGVTNDIGTEMSTSAIRTQSFGIPNVPAISNDVAVNDAGGVLGGGLWPTQTQRMRTYTKVQKRGSVGRSIDVNRYRGYDELRHDLARMFGIEGQLEDPQTSDWKLVYVDHENDILLVGDDPWEEFVNCVQSIKILSSAEVQQMSLDGNFAGVPVTNQACSGGDSGNAWRGHYDDNSATSFNR; the protein is encoded by the exons ATGAAAGCTCCTTCATCTAATGGAGTGTCTCCCAATCCAGTGGAAG GAGATAGGAGAAATATAAACTCAGAGCTATGGCACGCTTGTGCTGGGCCACTCATATCGTTGCCTCCAGCTGGGAGTCTTGTTGTTTACTTCCCTCAAGGTCACAGTGAGCAA gTGGCGGCTTCAATGCAGAAGCAGACTGATTTCATACCAAGCTACCCTAATCTTCCTTCTAAGCTCATTTGCATGCTCCAAAACGTTACATTGAAT GCTGATCCTGAGACGGATGAGGTCTATGCGCAGATGACTCTTCAGCCAGTAAACAAA TATGACAGAGATGCATTGCTTGCCTCTGACATGGGCCTTAAGCTAAACAGACAACCTAATGAGTTTTTCTGCAAGACCCTCACGGCGAGTGACACTAGCACTCACGGTGGATTCTCTGTACCTCGACGAGCAGCTGAGAAGATCTTTCCTGCTCTG GATTTCTCCATGCAACCACCTTGTCAGGAGCTTGTTGCTAAGGATATTCATGACAACACATGGACTTTCAGACATATTTATCGAG GTCAACCAAAAAGGCACCTGCTGACTACAGGGTGGAGTGTTTTTGTCAGCAACAAAAGGCTCTTTGCTGGGGACTCTGTTCTTTTCATAAG AGATGGAAAGGCGCAGCTTCTGTTGGGTATAAGACGCGCAAATAGACAACAGCCTGCGCTTTCTTCATCTGTAATATCAAGCGATAGCATGCACATCGGTGTTCTTGCTGCAGCAGCTCATGCTAATGCTAACAACAGTCCCTTCACCATTTTCTACAACCCAAG GGCTGCTCCTGCTGAGTTTGTGGTTCCTTTAGCTAAATATACTAAAGCTATGTACGCTCAAGTTTCCCTCGGTATGCGGTTTAGGATGATATTTGAGACGGAAGAATGTGGAGTTCGTAGGTATATGGGTACAGTTACTGGTATCAGTGATCTTGATCCAGTGAGATGGAAAACCTCTCAGTGGCGAAATCTTCAG ATTGGATGGGATGAGTCAGCTGCTGGTGATCGGCCTAGTAGAGTTTCAGTTTGGGACATTGAACCGGTTTTAACTCCTTTTTACATCTGCCCACCTCCATTCTTTCGACCTCGGTTTGCTGGACAGCCCGGAGTGCCAGATGATGATACTGACATGGAGTCTGCGCTGAGGAGAGCAATGCCATGGCTTGACAATGGCTTAGAGATGAAAGACTCTTCCAGTTCGATATTCCCTGGTTTGAGTTTGGTTCAGTGGATGAGTATGCAGCAGCAGAATGGCCAGTTACCCTCTTCTGCTGCTGCTGCACAATCGGGTTTCTTCCCTTCGATGCTCCCGCCAGCCACGGGGATGCACAGCAATCTTGTCGGCACTGATGATCCCTCAAAGTTACTGAGCTTTCAGACGCCTCCAGGGGGGATTTCCTCAGCTAACCTCCAGTTTAACAAACCGAATCCGCAAGCGTCAAtgtcccagctgcctcagccaCCGACTACGTTGTCTCAACAACAACAGCTGCAGCAGTTGTTGCATTCCTCTTTGAATCATCAGCAACAGCAATCTCAacctcaacaacaacaaacgcTGCAGCAACAACATCATCTGCCCTTACATCAACAGACTCAGCGGCTACAGCAACAGCAGCAGCAGTTGCAGTCTCATCCGCATCCACAGCCACAGTCACAGCCACAACAGTTACAACCTCATCAGTTGCAGCAATTTCAGCTTCCGCAGAATCAGCTTCATAGTGGTCAAGCAGCGCAGCAGCATCAGGCACAACAAGCATCTATGCATCATTTGCAGCCACCAGTAGTTTCAGTATCAATGGCAAGCAGTGTCATTGTGCCTCCTTCTAGCTCCCTTAACCAAAACTgtcaacagcaacaacaacagtCTACGCAGCTTCAACACACACATCGCCATTTAGGTGCTAGCACTAGCCAGAGTAATGTAGTTGAAACCAGCAAGTCTTCTTCATCTAATCCAATGTCCATACCACCGCACGACACACAGTTTCCACGACAACTAGAACAGCAGCAGTCTCCTGTTCTTGTCAACGGACCCAATCAGCAGCAGAAAGCTCAACAGACACACCAACAGATGTTCCAGCAGAGTCTCTTGGAACAACCGCACTTACAGTTTCAGCTTCTGCAGAGATTACAACAACAGCAACAGCAATTTCTTATGCCAGGAAGCTCGAGTTTGCAGTCTCAGTTACTCCACCAACAGTTGCAACAGCCACCACCTCAAATGTTAGTGAGCCGGCCACAGGACAAACAAAACCCACTGGTTGGAGGAGGAGGGGTCAAAGCTTATTCAGGCATTACAGATGGAGGAGATGCACCTTCCTCTTCAACCTCGCCGTCAACCAACAACTGTCAGATCACTTCTTCAACCTTCCTCAACAGAACCCAAAGCGGTCCACCAACCTTGATGCCTGATGCAGCTGTTGATATCTCCGGTAATCTTGTCCAGGATCTTTACAGCAAATCGCTAAAACATGAACTAACAGGTCAGCAAAAATCCCAAGCGAGTTTAACAGATCATCATCAGCTAGAAGCATCTGCCTCTGGAACGTCTTTCTTGGCTCCAACCTTTGGCCTCGACAGCGATTCAAGAAACAGCTTACTCGGGGGAGGAGCTAATGTTGATAATGGCTTTGTCCCAGACACGTTGCTCTCGAGGGGATACGACTCTCAGAAAGATCTCCAGAACATGCTTTCAAACTATGGAGGAGTGACTAATGACATTGGTACAGAGATGTCTACTTCAGCTATAAGAACACAATCTTTCGGTATCCCAAATGTGCCAGCCATCTCAAACGATGTAGCTGTCAACGATGCTGGTGGAGTTCTTGGTGGCGGATTATGGCCAACTCAGACTCAACGGATGCGAACTTATACTAAGGTGCAGAAGCGAGGTTCAGTAGGGAGATCAATAGACGTCAACCGTTATAGAGGTTATGATGAGCTGAGGCATGATCTAGCGAGGATGTTTGGTATAGAAGGACAGCTTGAAGATCCACAGACATCAGACTGGAAACTTGTCTATGTTGATCATGAAAACGACATCCTTCTTGTGGGCGATGATCCATGGGA GGAGTTTGTGAACTGTGTTCAAAGCATAAAGATCCTTTCATCAGCTGAGGTTCAGCAGATGAGCTTGGACGGGAACTTTGCTGGTGTACCGGTTACTAATCAAGCTTGTAGCGGCGGTGATAGTGGCAATGCTTGGAGAGGTCATTATGATGATAACTCAGCCACTTCGTTTAACCGGTGA
- the LOC125581313 gene encoding uncharacterized protein LOC125581313, which yields MASSRVFIDKDIQPTIDYFSWLGSNPEIAKRVNADEVTRSETMTIGQIYAYIKQENAKEASFDCIATIDDVKRDSAWYYIGCSGCQTKATRGPSSLMCAKCGKTNVSGVAKYLAKISVYEKNDQAVFVLFGDAGSELTGKHPAELVNNYFEVPSHQLKPPPSSSKTNFILPRMF from the exons ATGGCCTCCTCCCGTGTCTTTATTGACAAAGATATCCAGCCCACGATTGATTACTTCAGCTG GTTGGGTTCTAACCCAGAGATTGCAAAGCGGGTAAATGCAGATGAGGTTACTAGGTCTGAGACAATGACAATTGGGCAGATCTATGCTTACATCAAGCAGGAAAATGCCAAG GAAGCTTCTTTCGACTGCATAGCCACAATTGATGATGTTAAGCGTGACAGTGCATGGTACTATATTGGCTGCAGCGGTTGTCAAACAAAGGCCACCAGAGGTCCTTCTTCGTTAATGTGCGCCAAGTGCGGCAAAACTAATGTGTCTGGTGTAGCGAA GTATCTCGCAAAGATCTCTGTCTATGAAAAAAATGACCAGGCTGTTTTTGTCCTATTTGGTGATGCAGGAAGTGAGTTGACAGGAAAGCATCCGGCAGAATTGGTTAACAACTACTTTGAGGTACCTAGCCATCAACTCAAACCCCCTCCCAGTTCATCTAAAACTAACTTTATTCTTCCTCGAATGTTTTAG
- the BNAA02G05080D gene encoding uncharacterized protein BNAA02G05080D yields the protein MATLDSPLEALALEYASFGCLAVVNNVWTWIAVVTAAVSFWRIRVTTIKVEDGHGCVLLEGSKASKPEQETGHYQPQAVAGAVGETATAQGKETVVWEPLVCDEGVTKGKLTMYYEVGVEGERCVDGDGEVTDVSYGGGLGHCGEWWERWERVLKMRTGDDDWYRYVDVTVLNGSVVRLWDDKRNP from the coding sequence ATGGCGACTTTGGATTCTCCACTAGAGGCGCTGGCTTTGGAGTACGCTAGCTTCGGTTGTCTCGCCGTCGTCAACAACGTCTGGACATGGATCGCCGTCGTGACGGCTGCCGTCAGCTTCTGGAGGATAAGAGTCACCACCATCAAAGTCGAAGACGGACATGGGTGTGTCTTGTTAGAGGGATCCAAAGCCTCGAAACCTGAACAAGAAACCGGTCATTACCAACCGCAAGCAGTGGCCGGGGCCGTGGGGGAAACGGCGACGGCTCAAGGGAAGGAAACGGTGGTTTGGGAGCCGTTAGTGTGCGATGAGGGCGTGACGAAAGGGAAGCTGACGATGTACTATGAGGTAGGCGTTGAAGGAGAGAGGTGTGTTGACGGAGACGGGGAAGTAACGGACGTTAGCTACGGAGGTGGTTTGGGTCATTGCGGAGAGTGGTGGGAGAGATGGGAAAGAGTGTTGAAGATGAGAACTGGTGATGACGATTGGTACCGTTACGTCGACGTGACGGTGCTAAACGGAAGTGTCGTAAGGTTATGGGATGACAAACGGAACCCGTAA
- the LOC106425756 gene encoding indole-3-acetic acid-induced protein ARG7: MDENNAAKLTGIRQIVRLKEILQKWQTVTIGSKSDVPPLEDGKQAAALISPAINKRLLAVKNCDSDDENSQSPKTPADVPRGYLAVYIGPELRRFIIPTSYLSHSLFKVLLQKAEEEFGFDQSGALTIPCEVETFKYLLKCMENNLKDHHPDDSSSGDVVEAKEE, translated from the exons ATGGATGAAAACAATGCAGCAAAGTTAACCGGAATCCGGCAGATCGTTAGACTAAAGGAGATTTTGCAGAAATGGCAAACCGTAACGATAGGTTCCAAGTCAGATGTTCCTCCACTGGAAGATGGAAAGCAAGCGGCAGCACTAATTTCACCAGCGATCAACAAGAGGCTATTAGCTGTCAAGAATTGTGACTCGGATGATGAGAACAGTCAAAGCCCTAAGACTCCGGCTGATGTTCCGAGAGGGTATTTAGCGGTTTACATTGGACCGGAGCTAAGGAGGTTTATCATACCAACAAGCTATCTCAGCCACTCTTTGTTCAAGGTGTTGCTCCAGAAAGCAGAGGAAGAGTTTGGGTTTGATCAGAGCGGTGCGCTCACCATCCCTTGCGAGGTCGAGACTTTCAAGTACTTACTTAAATGCATGGAGAACAATCTTAAAGATCATCACCCTGACGACAGCTCCT CTGGGGATGTAGTAGAAGCGAAGGAGGAGTAA
- the LOC125581314 gene encoding auxin-responsive protein SAUR76-like has product MMKGGNKLMKLKSVLKKLNSFNTKPNQPPSTPAYHGRSSSVSAFPLEDLHTVYVGRTRRPYQVSSDVVSHPLFQQLAAMDGGCGSEDGSIAVSCEVVLFEHLLWMLDNADADESRPESVHELVEFYAC; this is encoded by the coding sequence ATGATGAAAGGAGGCAACAAACTGATGAAGCTGAAATCAGTTTTGAAGAAGCTCAACTCGTTCAACACCAAGCCGAACCAACCACCGAGTACTCCAGCCTATCACGGTCGCTCCTCCTCCGTGAGTGCATTTCCCTTAGAAGACCTTCACACCGTCTACGTCGGCAGAACACGGCGTCCGTACCAGGTGAGCTCTGATGTCGTGAGCCATCCGCTCTTCCAGCAGCTAGCGGCTATGGATGGTGGATGCGGCAGCGAGGACGGTTCGATCGCCGTGTCGTGCGAGGTTGTCTTGTTTGAGCATCTCCTTTGGATGCTTGATAACGCCGACGCCGACGAGTCACGCCCAGAGTCGGTCCACGAACTCGTCGAGTTCTATGCCTGTTAA
- the LOC125581315 gene encoding phosphoinositide phosphatase SAC4-like: MVNICLPEGGDYDNKPGRLQRGVLRTNCIDCLDRTNVAQYAYGWAALGQQLHALGIRDATTIELDDPLSSSLMALYERMGDTLAYQYGGSAAHNKVFSERRGQWRAATQSQEFLRTLQRYYNNTYMDADKQDAINIFLGTFQPEQGKQAVWELRSDSHSNGQNVEISMGEDERFLVKRCLSDGNILHESRTPMSAMSSKHESISRKGFESSSHQVTHIISESSPDMPAAGYVALSRCTPSMPSTYFFGDARKVQHNGSNSNYLSEQEDMSTVSNFVDVEWLSSSENLCENDQLNRPSLLSSYSTAEMSSSENIISEAKQPAPAMSESGSSSRKGKEPMEAEPSAHTKTCDDFTDSFKQWVAYGEALCH; this comes from the exons ATGGTGAATATATGTCTTCCAGAGGGGGGCGATTATGATAACAAGCCTGGCAGGCTCCAGAGGGGGGTGCTGAGGACCAATTGCATAGATTGTCTTGACCGTACAAATGTTGCACAGTATGCATATGGTTGGGCTGCTCTAGGTCAACAGCTTCATGCATTGGGAATTAGAGATGCTACAACAATAGAACTTGATGATCCCTTGTCAAGTTCATTAATGGCTTTATATGAGAGAATGGGAGACACACTAGCTTATCAATATGGTGGATCTGCAGCCCACAATAag GTTTTCAGTGAGAGGAGAGGCCAGTGGAGAGCAGCAACCCAGTCACAAGAGTTCTTGAGGACTCTGCAACGCTACTATAATAACACATATATGGATGCGGATAAACAAGATGCCATTAATAT ATTTCTAGGTACTTTCCAGCCTGAACAAGGTAAGCAGGCGGTTTGGGAGTTGCGGTCAGATTCCCACTCAAATGGACAAAATGTAGAAATAAGCATGGGGGAAGATGAAAG GTTTCTTGTGAAGAGGTGCTTATCAGACGGGAATATTCTCCATGAAAGTCGCACACCGATGTCTGCGATGAGTAGCAAGCATGAAAGCATATCACGTAAAGGCTTCGAATCGTCGTCACACCAGGTGACTCATATAATTTCAGAGTCATCACCAGACATGCCAGCTGCTGGTTATGTAGCATTATCGAG GTGTACTCCGTCAATGCCTAGCACATATTTTTTTGGAGATGCGCGAAAGGTTCAACATAATGGTAGTAACTCCAATTACTTGTCCGAACAGGAAGACATGTCTACTGTCTCAAATTTTGTTGATGTCGAATGGCTTTCTTCATCAGAAAATTTATGCGAGAACGATCAGTTGAACAG GCCGTCATTGCTTTCAAGCTATTCAACAGCAGAAATGTCGTCATCAGAGAATATCATCAGTGAAGCAAAACAGCCAGCGCCAGCTATGAGCGAGAGTGGATCAAGCAGCAGAAAG